A portion of the Microbacterium hominis genome contains these proteins:
- a CDS encoding ester cyclase produces MDRATLARAVFEEGWNRQDYSRVGDALQYVRLHVGEVDRQLDLDAVRDIIAGWHDAFSDFRFEVHTVVASGDHAAIRATLHGTNDGPWRGAPPTGRTVAVEHMFFLRFEADAVVEVWELLDRDAFEVDASKG; encoded by the coding sequence ATGGACCGCGCCACGCTCGCCCGAGCCGTCTTCGAAGAGGGCTGGAATCGGCAGGACTACTCGCGCGTCGGTGACGCACTGCAGTACGTGCGGCTGCATGTGGGCGAGGTCGACCGGCAGCTCGACCTCGACGCGGTGCGCGACATCATCGCCGGCTGGCACGACGCGTTCTCGGACTTCCGGTTCGAGGTGCATACGGTCGTGGCATCCGGCGACCACGCCGCGATCCGCGCGACTCTGCACGGGACGAACGATGGCCCCTGGCGCGGCGCACCGCCGACAGGGCGCACCGTCGCCGTCGAGCACATGTTCTTCCTGAGGTTCGAGGCGGATGCCGTGGTCGAGGTGTGGGAACTGCTCGACCGCGACGCGTTCGAGGTGGACGCTTCCAAGGGCTGA
- a CDS encoding ribokinase: MTSRARLAVVGSLNVDIVATAARLPQPGETIGDGVLRREPGGKGANQAAAAARLGARTRMLGCVGNDGDGDLLIGALESAGVDAAGVTKVDAPTGTAVIMVDAAGENSIVVCPGANAEVDAAALAIIDDEAVLLQLEVPFDVVRRVVASTPGFVAVNAAPAHPLPDDLVERVDLFVVNESEYALMPELARARLVAVTLGAEGAELREHGTVIARASGVAPAAVRSTVGAGDAFTAAIVVAMLSEETPAAALEIACRVGSAAVEHLSAQPPFGRLDDYRPETPGLAVDRS; the protein is encoded by the coding sequence ATGACCAGCCGGGCGCGCCTCGCGGTGGTCGGCTCGCTCAACGTCGACATCGTGGCGACCGCGGCGCGCCTGCCGCAGCCCGGCGAGACCATCGGCGACGGCGTGCTTCGCCGGGAACCCGGCGGCAAAGGGGCGAACCAGGCCGCTGCGGCCGCTCGCCTGGGCGCGCGCACCCGCATGCTCGGCTGCGTCGGGAACGACGGCGACGGCGATCTGCTGATCGGCGCTCTCGAATCCGCCGGCGTCGATGCGGCGGGTGTCACGAAGGTCGACGCGCCGACCGGCACGGCCGTCATCATGGTCGACGCCGCCGGGGAGAACAGCATCGTCGTCTGCCCCGGAGCGAACGCCGAGGTGGATGCCGCGGCCCTCGCGATCATCGACGACGAAGCCGTGCTACTGCAGCTCGAGGTGCCGTTCGACGTGGTGCGGCGGGTCGTGGCATCCACACCCGGGTTCGTCGCGGTGAACGCGGCGCCCGCTCATCCCCTGCCCGACGATCTCGTGGAACGCGTGGATCTGTTCGTGGTGAACGAGTCCGAGTACGCGCTTATGCCCGAGCTCGCCCGCGCGCGCCTGGTCGCCGTCACCCTCGGGGCCGAGGGCGCGGAGCTGCGCGAACACGGCACGGTCATCGCCCGGGCCTCCGGCGTCGCCCCTGCCGCGGTGCGCAGCACGGTGGGAGCCGGCGACGCATTCACCGCGGCCATCGTGGTCGCGATGCTGTCAGAAGAGACGCCCGCAGCGGCGCTGGAGATCGCCTGCCGTGTGGGCTCCGCCGCCGTCGAGCACCTCTCGGCGCAGCCGCCGTTCGGGCGGCTCGACGACTACCGTCCGGAGACTCCCGGGCTCGCGGTCGACCGCAGCTGA
- a CDS encoding amylosucrase — protein sequence MARLGTDAAVDLARIREQLSSTDADFQRRVDEQFPRLHGLFQTLYGEHDAGFDQLAGVIADAAASWNTRPQDLRALDAQREHDPGWYGSNRMLGGVCYVDRYGMDLTGIRARIPQFVDLGLTYLHLMPLYAVPEGNSDGGYAVSSYRDVDPRLGTIDDLQALASELRGHGISLVLDFIFNHTASNHEWAQRAVAGDPDFSDFYLIFPDREMPDAYERTVREIFPDDHPGSFVPLPDGRWIWATFHTFQWDLNYANPAVFRAMASEMLFLANLGVEVLRMDAVAFIWKRLGTACESLPEAHLLLQAFNAVLRIAAPALLFKSEAIVHPDEVVEYISLEECQISYNPLQMALTWEALATRNPQLLAQALERRHALAPGCAWVNYVRGHDDIGWTFADEDAAEFGINGFDHRRFLNSFYVNRFPGSFARGVPFQENPRTGDARVAGTTASLAGIEAGDPHGVDRVLLAHAIALSTGGIPLIYLGDEVAQLNDYSYLDDPDLAGDSRWVNRPWYPAADYLHRDDPSTPAGAVYAGLTRLIAVRQATPEFAVGPLIGFDAKHPHVLGYQRVQDAAEADGSVVLVLANFGDEAATVDALTLSGFDGEAVELISDRVISLRQGLTLEACHVMWLRVTPRGAGA from the coding sequence ATGGCACGCCTTGGCACCGACGCCGCTGTCGACCTCGCCCGCATCCGGGAGCAGCTCTCCTCCACCGACGCCGACTTCCAGCGACGCGTCGACGAGCAGTTCCCGCGGCTGCACGGTCTCTTCCAGACGCTGTACGGCGAACATGACGCCGGGTTCGACCAGCTGGCCGGTGTGATCGCCGACGCCGCGGCATCCTGGAACACCCGCCCGCAGGATCTGCGGGCGCTCGATGCCCAGCGCGAGCACGACCCCGGCTGGTACGGCTCGAACCGCATGCTGGGCGGGGTCTGCTACGTCGACCGGTACGGGATGGACCTCACCGGCATCCGCGCGCGCATCCCGCAGTTCGTCGACCTCGGCCTCACCTACCTGCATCTCATGCCGCTGTACGCCGTGCCCGAGGGGAACTCCGACGGCGGGTACGCGGTGTCGAGCTACCGCGATGTCGATCCCCGCCTCGGCACCATCGACGACCTGCAGGCTCTCGCGTCGGAGCTGCGCGGGCACGGCATCTCGCTCGTGCTGGACTTCATCTTCAACCACACCGCGAGCAACCACGAGTGGGCGCAGCGCGCGGTCGCGGGTGACCCCGACTTCAGCGACTTCTACCTGATCTTCCCCGACCGCGAGATGCCCGATGCGTACGAGCGCACGGTGCGGGAGATCTTCCCCGACGACCATCCCGGTTCGTTCGTGCCGCTCCCCGACGGGCGGTGGATCTGGGCGACCTTCCACACCTTCCAATGGGACCTCAACTACGCGAATCCCGCGGTGTTCCGCGCCATGGCGAGCGAGATGCTCTTCCTCGCGAACCTCGGCGTCGAGGTGCTGCGGATGGATGCCGTCGCGTTCATCTGGAAGCGCCTGGGAACCGCGTGCGAGTCCCTGCCCGAGGCGCACCTGCTGCTGCAGGCGTTCAACGCGGTGCTGCGCATCGCCGCGCCCGCGCTGCTGTTCAAGTCGGAGGCGATCGTGCACCCCGACGAGGTGGTCGAGTACATCTCCCTCGAGGAGTGCCAGATCTCCTACAACCCGCTGCAGATGGCGCTCACGTGGGAGGCGCTCGCGACCCGCAATCCGCAGCTGCTCGCGCAGGCGCTGGAGCGCCGTCATGCCCTCGCTCCGGGATGCGCGTGGGTGAACTACGTGCGCGGCCACGACGACATCGGCTGGACGTTCGCCGACGAGGATGCCGCGGAGTTCGGCATCAACGGCTTCGATCACCGCCGGTTCTTGAACTCCTTCTACGTGAACCGGTTCCCGGGCAGCTTCGCGCGCGGGGTGCCGTTCCAGGAGAACCCGCGCACCGGCGACGCCCGGGTCGCCGGCACGACCGCGTCGCTCGCGGGCATCGAGGCCGGTGACCCGCACGGCGTGGACCGGGTGCTGCTCGCCCACGCGATCGCGCTGTCGACCGGCGGCATCCCGCTCATCTACCTCGGCGACGAGGTCGCGCAGCTGAACGACTACTCCTACCTCGACGATCCCGATCTGGCGGGCGACAGCCGGTGGGTGAACCGGCCCTGGTACCCCGCGGCGGACTATCTGCACCGCGACGACCCGTCGACGCCCGCCGGCGCCGTCTACGCCGGCCTCACGCGCCTGATCGCGGTGCGGCAGGCGACGCCCGAGTTCGCGGTGGGGCCGCTGATCGGGTTCGACGCGAAGCATCCGCACGTGCTCGGGTACCAGCGGGTGCAGGATGCTGCTGAGGCGGACGGGTCTGTCGTGCTGGTGCTGGCGAACTTCGGGGATGAGGCTGCGACCGTCGATGCGCTGACGCTGTCGGGGTTCGACGGCGAGGCGGTCGAGCTCATCAGCGATCGGGTCATCTCGCTGAGGCAGGGACTCACGCTGGAGGCCTGTCACGTGATGTGGCTGCGGGTCACGCCGCGGGGTGCCGGCGCGTGA